In Haemorhous mexicanus isolate bHaeMex1 chromosome 6, bHaeMex1.pri, whole genome shotgun sequence, a single window of DNA contains:
- the SLC35C1 gene encoding GDP-fucose transporter 1, whose protein sequence is MSRAQLTRTGILRMALGGGGADPLLPAEGGGDRRAPFLLRALRIAVVVCLYWFTSIAMVFLNKYLLDSPSLRLDAPLFVTFFQCALTAALCLGLSLGAACGAPCAGLPTLRLDPKVSRSVLPLSAVFIGMVTSNNLCLKHVGVAFYNVGRSLTTVFNVLLSYLLLKQTTSLYALLACGVIIGGFWLGVDQEGAEGTLSWTGIFFGILASLCVSLNAIYTKKVLPVVDGSIWRLTFYNNINACVLFFPLMVLLGEFRTLYHFDKLGSPSFWGVMTLGGVFGFAIGYVTGLQIKFTSPLTHNVSGTAKACAQTVLAVIYFEETKSFLWWTSNLMVLGGSFAYTWVKGLEMRKVQEDPNVKSGERNETGV, encoded by the exons ATGAGCAGAGCGCAGCTGACGCGGACGGGGATCCTGCGGATGGCGctgggcggcggcggcgctgacCCGCTGCTGCCGGCGGAGGGCGGCGGGGACCGACGGGCGCCCTTCCTGCTGCGGGCGCTGCGCATCGCCGTGGTGGTCTGCCTCTACTGGTTCACCTCTATCGCCATGGTCTTCCTCAACAAGTACCTGCTGGACAGCCCCTCGCTGCGCCTCGACGCCCCTCTCTTCGTCACCTTCTTCCAGTGCGCCCTCACGGCCGCCCTCTGCCTGGGCCTCAGCCTGGGGGCGGCCTGCGGGGCCCCCTGCGCCGGCCTGCCCACCCTCCGCCTCGACCCCAAGGTGTCCCGCAGCGTCCTGCCCCTCTCCGCCGTCTTCATCGGCATGGTCACCTCCAACAACCTCTGCCTCAAGCATGTCGGCGTGGCCTTCTACAACGTGGGGCGCTCCCTCACCACCGTATTCAACGTGCTGCTCTCCTACCTCCTCCTCAAGCAGACCACCTCCCTCTATGCCCTTCTGGCCTGCGGAGTCATCATAG GTGGCTTCTGGCTGGGTGTTGaccaggaaggagcagagggtACTCTGTCATGGACAGGTATATTCTTTGGGATCTTAGCAAGCCTTTGTGTCTCTCTCAATGCCATCTACACCAAGAAAGTGCTGCCTGTGGTGGATGGTAGCATCTGGCGCCTGACCTTCTACAACAACATCAACGCTTGTGTCCTGTTCTTCCCCCTCATGGTGCTGCTGGGCGAATTCCGCACCCTCTACCACTTTGACAAGCTGGGGAGCCCCAGTTTTTGGGGCGTGATGACCTTGGGGGGAGTGTTTGGCTTTGCCATTGGGTACGTGACTGGACTTCAAATTAAGTTCACTAGCCCACTCACCCACAACGTGTCTGGGACAGCCAAGGCCTGTGCACAAACAGTGTTGGCTGTTATCTACTTTGAGGAGACAAAGAGCTTCTTGTGGTGGACGAGTAACTTGATGGTTCTGGGGGGCTCCTTTGCCTACACATGGGTGAAAGGACTGGAAATGAGAAAGGTGCAAGAGGATCCTAATGTCAAAAGCGGTGAAAGAAATGAGACTGGTGTGTAG